A part of Spirochaetaceae bacterium genomic DNA contains:
- a CDS encoding putative toxin-antitoxin system toxin component, PIN family yields MTVERVVVDTNVLISSALRPPGTPRAVVDTIRQAGGVLLFANETIKELHSRLFRPKFDRYVSRTIRTPFLVQLLGVSERVSITGAKLGCLDPKDDQFLETAMVGEADCLITGDRHLLDMTPFRGIPILTPAAFLNSLAAPS; encoded by the coding sequence ATGACAGTTGAGCGAGTCGTTGTCGACACCAACGTCCTGATCAGCTCAGCACTGAGACCTCCGGGAACGCCGCGCGCCGTTGTGGACACGATACGGCAAGCGGGCGGCGTGCTCCTGTTCGCCAACGAGACCATCAAGGAGCTGCACAGCCGCCTCTTTCGCCCGAAGTTCGACCGCTACGTGAGTCGGACAATAAGGACACCGTTCCTTGTCCAGCTCCTGGGCGTTTCCGAACGCGTTTCGATCACCGGGGCCAAGCTCGGATGCCTGGACCCGAAGGACGACCAGTTCCTGGAGACGGCGATGGTTGGCGAGGCAGACTGCCTGATCACTGGGGATCGCCACCTTCTGGACATGACTCCGTTTCGCGGGATTCCAATCCTGACCCCCGCGGCGTTTCTGAACTCCCTCGCTGCTCCGAGCTGA
- a CDS encoding type II toxin-antitoxin system Phd/YefM family antitoxin — translation MKAIAAREAKNRFGQLLDAAQRSPVSVTKNGRAVTVMLSTELYDQLRGAAWERLTATMDTMGAEATAKGLTDAKLDALLADDS, via the coding sequence ATGAAGGCAATAGCCGCGCGAGAGGCCAAGAACCGCTTCGGCCAGTTGCTCGATGCCGCGCAGCGGAGTCCGGTCAGCGTGACCAAGAACGGCCGCGCCGTCACGGTGATGCTGTCGACCGAGCTCTATGACCAGCTCCGCGGCGCGGCGTGGGAACGGCTCACCGCGACCATGGACACGATGGGAGCGGAGGCAACCGCAAAGGGCCTGACCGACGCCAAGCTCGACGCCCTTCTTGCGGATGACAGTTGA
- a CDS encoding ribulokinase — MSEPRCIGIDFGTDSVRVVVIRADTGAQETRVVEAYPRWSEGRYCDAAANRFRQHPLDYIESLERACRAASAQLNGAQRDSIICIGIDTTASTLAAVDEAGTPLALGERFADNPNAMFVLWKDHTAVREADEINTLAHTWGGIDYTCYSGGVYSSEWFWAKALHVLRADAEVAAAAWSWTEHCDWIPGLLTGTTAPGELRRGRAAAGHKAMWHASWGGLPGADFLGRLDPRLATLRERLYDDSSTSDQSAGTLSGEWARRLALPAGITVAVGGCDAHFGAVGGGVRPGTVAKILGTSTCDMIVADPGAIGDRTIAGICGQVDGSIVPGLTGLEAGQSAYGDVYAWFRDLLCWPLRSLAAGQRAGIADRLLDDLADAAAALPPDPAGILSLDWFNGRRTPNADAGLKAAITGLTLGADAPAVYRSLVEATAYGSRAINEHLAAAGIPVDEIIALGGISQRSDFAVQVAADVLGMPIKVSATEEGPALGATMCAATAAGHYATVQEAQAAMAPGFKTTYEPDPARAAQYTEGYQRYRALAETVESAAWRHASQ; from the coding sequence ATGAGCGAACCGCGTTGTATTGGCATTGACTTCGGCACCGACTCGGTGCGCGTGGTGGTGATCCGCGCCGACACCGGGGCGCAGGAAACGCGCGTCGTGGAGGCCTACCCGCGCTGGAGCGAAGGCCGCTACTGCGACGCCGCGGCCAACCGGTTCCGCCAGCATCCGCTCGACTACATCGAGAGCCTGGAACGCGCCTGCCGGGCGGCTTCCGCCCAACTGAACGGGGCGCAGCGGGACAGCATCATCTGCATCGGCATCGATACCACCGCCTCCACGCTGGCCGCCGTGGACGAGGCGGGCACCCCGCTGGCGCTCGGCGAGCGGTTCGCCGACAACCCCAACGCCATGTTCGTGCTGTGGAAGGATCACACCGCGGTGCGCGAGGCGGACGAGATCAACACCCTGGCCCACACCTGGGGCGGCATCGACTACACCTGCTACTCGGGCGGCGTCTATTCCTCGGAATGGTTCTGGGCCAAGGCGCTGCACGTGCTGCGCGCCGACGCCGAGGTGGCGGCGGCGGCCTGGTCGTGGACCGAGCACTGCGACTGGATCCCCGGCCTGCTGACCGGCACCACCGCGCCCGGCGAGCTGCGCCGCGGGCGCGCCGCCGCCGGCCACAAGGCGATGTGGCACGCGTCCTGGGGCGGCCTGCCGGGCGCCGACTTCCTGGGCCGCCTCGATCCACGGCTGGCCACCCTGCGCGAGCGGCTGTACGACGACTCGTCCACCTCCGACCAGAGCGCCGGCACGCTGTCCGGCGAGTGGGCGCGGCGGCTCGCGCTGCCGGCCGGCATCACGGTCGCGGTCGGCGGCTGCGACGCGCACTTCGGAGCCGTGGGCGGCGGCGTGCGCCCCGGCACCGTGGCCAAGATCCTGGGCACCTCCACCTGCGACATGATCGTCGCCGACCCCGGCGCCATCGGCGACCGCACCATCGCCGGCATCTGCGGCCAGGTGGACGGCTCCATCGTGCCCGGCCTGACCGGCCTGGAGGCGGGCCAGTCGGCCTACGGCGACGTGTACGCCTGGTTCCGCGACCTGTTGTGCTGGCCGCTGCGCTCACTGGCCGCCGGGCAGCGCGCGGGAATCGCCGACCGCCTGCTCGACGACCTCGCCGACGCCGCCGCCGCGTTGCCGCCCGACCCGGCCGGCATCCTGAGCCTGGACTGGTTCAACGGCCGGCGCACCCCGAACGCCGACGCCGGCCTGAAGGCGGCGATCACCGGCCTCACCCTCGGCGCCGACGCCCCGGCGGTGTACCGCTCCCTGGTCGAAGCCACCGCCTACGGCAGCCGCGCCATCAACGAGCACCTGGCCGCCGCCGGCATCCCGGTAGACGAGATCATCGCCCTCGGCGGCATCTCGCAGCGCTCCGACTTCGCCGTACAGGTGGCCGCCGACGTGCTCGGCATGCCGATCAAGGTGTCGGCCACCGAGGAGGGCCCCGCTCTCGGCGCCACGATGTGCGCCGCCACCGCCGCCGGCCACTACGCCACCGTGCAGGAGGCGCAGGCCGCCATGGCGCCCGGCTTCAAGACCACTTACGAACCGGACCCGGCGCGTGCCGCGCAGTACACCGAAGGCTACCAGCGCTACCGAGCGCTCGCCGAAACGGTGGAATCCGCCGCCTGGCGCCACGCCTCACAGTAG